GTCATAGATGCCAATCCTCCATGAAAATTCAGCCATGCTGCATTGTCGTAGCTCCCCGCCAAGAGAAAAGGAAATTACATTGGGATTATAGTACTCACTACCACCCAGGAATGAGATGGTAGCGAAGAACTCCCAACATAATTCAGTGAAGACCGGTTCTTGGATTTTGAACAATTGTAACCAACCATCACATATGATGGTAGAATACCCCATATTGCATTCCTTCACCAAATATGGTGTCAATTCCTCCTCTAGCCCAACCTTCCCCAGCCAATCCCAATCTACTGCATTAGGTAAGTGGATCTCTTTCTGCTTCAAAGCTTCTAATTTGTTTTTGGTGCGGGGTTGAGATGATTTAGAGGTGATTTGGCGAAAAGAGAGCCACGAGATGTCTCCTTGGCTTCCCCCTCTTGAAGTTTGACCTCTTCTGGACATGGTTCCTGCAAAATAACATTAAGAAAGCACAAACAAACAACACCCAACAATTAAAATCGAACAAAACATATTTGTATagcatcctactcgccgagttcatgaactactcggcgagtaggatgaacatcGGGAACAGATTGATGCCTAACATATATGGGTCATCCAAAACACCCAATTTTGCATAGGGGTTTGCTGTACTAAGTCCAATAAACACTAATCTAAAAGAAATTTTGACTAAAACCTCCTAATTCATagtaaaatcaaaaccctagaaattgaggATAACCCCAAATCCAAATTTAGACAAAATAAAGGATAAGAAGTGATAAAGCTTTAACCTTTGACAAGTATTGGGTGTAGAAATCATGCCTTTACTCTTGAAAGTTGAAGATTCAGCAAAAATTGAAGAAATGGCTTGAGAGTGGCTGTGCATGGCGAGTATGTGTGTAAAATGAATGAAAACCCTTATTTACAAATTATAAACCATCTGTGTAAGttgtctactcgccgagtagaaaagTGCTACTCACTGAATAGATCCGCGTATTCGCGATTTTCTGGGAATTCGGACAAGTACTCGCTGAGTAGGTCGAATATACTCGGCGAGTAAAGCTTGCAGTTTgaacaaaaattgaattttttcttatttttaaacCACCACCCCACACTCTAAGCATTGCTTGCCGTCAAGCAATCATTTAGAACATATTTTCAGAAGAAGAATGAAAATAAAACAGATcctaagaaattaaaaagaaaataaaggaaaACGAAATGCAAACtctaaactcgggttgcctcccggaagcgcttctttttaaggagtcattagctggactcctcCCATTCTACGTTGCTGCAATTCCTTCCAGCAGCAACCCTTCTTCCATGTCTTCATTTCTTGGGACTCCTTCTTCATATCTTTTGACTCTATGTCCATTGACCTTGAAAGGGGTACCATTTTTGATAATAACTCTATAGCACCATGTGGAAACACCTTCTTCACTAGAAAAGGACCATCCCATCTTGACTTGAGTTTGCTCGAGAAAAGTTTTAGTCTTGAATTAAAAAGCAACACCTTTTGCCCTTCATGAAACTCTTTATTATCCTTGATCCTCTTGTCATGCCAACTCTTTGTTTTCTCTTTATAAATTAGAGAGCTAGTGTAAGCATCATTTCTAAGTTCctcaagagcattcatttgcattaaccGGTTGTTCTTGAGCTCCGCCATGTTGAAGTTGCACAATTTTAAAGCCCAAAAAGCTTTATGCTCGATCTCCACCGGTAAATggcattgctttccataaactagcctatatggtgtagtaccaataggtgttttgaaagttGTTCGGAAAGCCTAAAGTCCATCATCTAGCTTATCCGACCATTTTTTCCGATTGCTCCCCACTGATCTCTCCAAGATTCTCTTTAAAGCTCTATTTGTCACTTTGGTTTGTccactagtttgtggatggtaggatgTAGAGAATTTATGGGTCACCCCATATTTCCTTAGCACCTTCTCTAGTTGATCATTGGCAAAATGAGTGCCTCGGTCACAAATAAGAGCTTTCAAGACTCCAAATCTCGAAAATAGTTTCTTAAAAAATTGCACCACCACCCGACCATCGTTAGTTGGAAAGGCTTGTGCCTCCGCCCACTTGGATACATAATCCACCGCCACTAATATGTATTTGTTACCTttggacatgggaaatggtcccatgaagtCGATCCCCCCACACATCAAATACTTCGCACACTTGAatactatgttgtggcatttcatttcgGGATGAAATGTTTCCCGCTCTTTGACATGCATCATGTTCTTTGACAAATTGGGCTGCATCTTTAAAAATCGTGGGCCAGtaaaacccaatgtcaaagatcttcttagtagtgtaatgtgctccatgatgtccacccGTGGGCCCGCTATGACAATGCTCTAAAATCTGTCGGCTTTCCTTCCCGAACACACATCTTCGTATGATTCCATCCGCACAGCTTCGGAAAAGATATGGCTCATCCCAAAAGTAATACTTTATTTcggaaaagaatttcttcttttgttgaccGGTAAGATCTTTTGGGATGTATTTGCTAGCTAAATAATTAGCTATGTCTGCGAACCATGGCTCTTCTCCCGCGGTCACCATAATGTACTCGTCTGGGAAGTCATCTCCAACTTTATCTTCTTGCAGTTGCGGGTTTTCTAGCCTTGATAAATGGTCGGCTGCTACATTCTCAATTCCCTTCTTGTCATGTATCTCGATATCAAACTCTTGAAGAAGTAGAACCCATCGTATCAATCTTGGCTTAGCATCCTGTTTGGtaaacaaatacttgatagcagagtggtcagtaaaaacagttGTTTTGGATAAAACCAAATAAGGGCGGAATTTATCAAAGGCATACACCACAACTAAGAAATCTTTTTCAGTGGTGGTGTAATTCTCTTCGGCCGGATTTAGAGTTTTACTAGCATAATAAATGTGtcgaaagtgcttatcaaccctttgaccaaggaCAACTCCTAATGCAAaatcactagcatcacacattaTTTCAAATGGTAAATCCCAATTTGGAGCAACAATGATCGGGGCATTAGTCAATTTTTCCTTTAAGAATTCaaatgcctctaaacactctttagtAAAATGAAATGGTGCATCCTTTAAAAGCAATCGTGTTAGAGGTCgagttattttagaaaaatctttgataaaacgccggtaaaaacccgcgtgtcctagaaaacttctaatgcccttcacattagttggtgggggtaatttggCAATGGTGTCAATCTTTGCCCTATCCGCTTCAATTCCCAATTTGGAAACATTGTGGCCTAAAACTATACCTTCCTtgaccataaagtgacatttttcCCAATTAAGGACTAAGTCGGTcttttcacacctagcaagcattaAGTCAAGATTTGTGAGACAATCATGGAAGGAAGATCCAAAAACAGAAAAATCGTCCATAAAGacttccatgaatttttccaccatatcGTCGAATATGGCTGTCATGCACCTTTGAAATGTCACaggtgcattgcataacccaaagGGCATGCGTCAATAAGCAAAAGTCCCACTTGGGCAAGTAaatgtggtcttttcttggtccattgggtctatgggtatttggaaaTAACCCGAAAATCCGTCCAAAAAGCAATAATAACTATGGCCCGATAATCTTTctaacatttgatcaataaaaggtaaggGGAAATGGTCTTTATGCGTGGCATCGTTTAactttcgataatcgatgcacactctccaACTGGTTACCGTTTGTGTCGGAATAAGCTCATTCTTCTCGTTGGTAATGATCTTCATCCCTCCTTTCTTCGGCACcacttggaccggactcacccatgGACTATCGGAAATGGAATATATAATTCCCGCATCTAAAAGCTTGACCACTTCTTGCATATTTGGGTTTAATCTTCTTTGGTGCTGCACAACCAGCTTTGCGCCTTCGTCCAAGTTAATCTTGTGAGAACAATAAGAGGGGCTTATCCCCTTGATGTCGGTAATGCTCCATGCTATGGCCCGCTTTTGCTTCTTCAAAACTTGAACTAGTTCTTCCTTTTCAGATTCAGATAGGTCAGAGGCTATTATCACTGGCTTTTGATGACCATCTTCAAGGAAAGCATACTCCAAGTGATCTGGTAATGTTTTGAGCTTGGTTTTTTCAATCTGCATggtgtactcgccgagtgcaggtaaggtactcgtcgagttgtcagcTGAATTCATGAATCCATTTTTCTTttcgcttggactcggcgagtagatcggccctactcggcgagttcatctttTAGATTGTTTCATAAATTCTTCAAACTCAGCTTCTTCCAGCAACCTCTCGATCTCCAGTAGGTCTTTCTCAGCATCAAATTCTTCATAAAAAATGGTGGACTTGTTAGGATCTTCATTTTCACATTCTTCCATCAATTGATCAAGCATGTCAATTGAGAACACCATGTCATCACTATTCCTTGCATACTTCATAGCTTGATCCATCCCAAAAGTAACCGAATCATCTCCTACCCGCAAAGTAAGCTTCGAATCTCTCATGTCTACTATAGCACTTGCTGTGTTGAGGAAATgtcttccaaggatgattggGACTTGAGGATCCGCCTCCATGTCTAGAATTATGAAATTAGCAGGAAATACAAAATTGTCCACCTTGACCAATAAGTCTTCACATATTCCTCTTGGAAAAGTGACTGTCTTGTTCGCTAAGTGAATCGCCATACGAATTGGTCTTGGTTCCGGGAGATCCAGCTTCTTGAAGAATGAATAAGGCATTAAATTCACACTTGCTCCTGAATCAGCCAAAACATGAGTGGTAGCCAAGTTACCAAATTGGCAAGGCAAAGTCAAGCTTCCCGGGTTACCCTTCTTCTTTGGTAGCTTGTTTAGCATGGCAGCTGAGCAATTCTCATTAAGTACCACCTTTTTCACTTCCTCCATCTTCCTTCTATTGGtgagaagttccttaaggaaTGTTGCATATTTTGACATTTGTGCGACAACTTCAATGAAGggtatgttgatttgaagagcTTTAATATGATCAAGAAACTTCTGGTACTCTtcttccttcttttctttcttagctcCGGTTGGATATGGCATTGGAGGCTGAAAGGGCTTTTCAGGAGTTGGATTTTTCAAATTTggcagtggactcgtcgagtccatattttggactcggcgagtaggctctgtTCCTTGAAGCTTTTGATTTTGGTCTTGAGTTTCTTCATCCTCCTTCTGCAGTTCAATTTGTGCTTCATTCTGAATAGGGGCCAGAGGAGTGattatcttcccacttcttgttgtgACTATGTTTATGTGCGCACCTCGTGGGTTGTTTTCGGTTTTACTAGGAAGTTCACCCGGTGATCTTTGGTTTATTTGTTGAGCTAGTTGCCCAAGTTGCGTTTCTATGTTGTGGATAGATGCTTGTTGGTTTCTAAGCATGGTTCTTGTTTCTTGAATTGCAGCATCATGATCACTATGTCTCTTTTCTGAAGCAGCTACAAATTTGGCAAGCATCTcttccaaacttggttttctttcttgtgttggctcctccttttggtaaaaACGTCTTCCTTTTTGCTTGAACTTCTCCTTCTTGGccttcttgtactcttcataagggAGCCACTCTTTCTTTGGTTTTCGCTAATCTTCATCATATCGGTCCCCACTTGTGTAACATACTTGCACCTTCTTGTTGCCATTTTCATCCAAGTCGCAGTCTCTAGTAAGATGAGGCCCATTGCAGTTTTCACAACCCACCCGTATAGCATGTATCGTTTGGTCCATTTTGTCCATCCTTCAATCCATGTTTTTCAACATAGCCATCACTGTTGACAAGTCTTCTGAAGCTGCATAAGCGGATCCCCATGTTTCATTATTTCTTAGATTATgatattctctagaatgcttagagaattcttcaattagttgCTTTATCACTGGAGACGCCTTCTTCATAAGTGGACCTTGCGAGTCAAGTAATTGCCTTATTGTAACAtttactccatcataaaagatggagacttCTTGCTGACTTTTGAGGTCATGATGTGGGAAATTCCTTAGCAAGCTCTTGTACCTCTCCCAAGCTTCATATAGtgactctccagcttgttgttcaaagttggctATGGCTTTCTTGAGCTTGGATATCTTGGATGGTGGGCAGAATTGATCAATAAACTCTTCTTTTAGCTGAGCCCATGTAGTGATGGTTCCGGGGGtagtgacttgagccaatcctttgtagCACCCTTCAAAGTAACCGGAAGCATGCGAAGTAGTTGAGTTTCCTGAGGCACGTTGGGAACATTGAAATAATCAGCTACATCATTAACTTCAACCAAGTGCTTGTAGGCGTCCTCGTGATCTTTGCCAGTGAAAGGGATCTCTTTAATTAAAGCTAGGATATGACCCTTAAGCTCAAAAGTAGCAGTTACGGGAATTACgggctgcacaagtcccgggccagtgtcatctcacatcctcttcttccattcctccatggggacttcatcaatattagccatagtgatagctaaatcGTCCTCAAAATCGGATTCGTGCTCGTATgtaggttcttcttcttcctcgttCTCGTACTCGGTGTCTTCCTTAATCGGGTCTTCGATTGCTAAAGAGGCGCTAGATGCTCCTGATTTACTgctcttcttcttgctgaaaacggacttgAGGTTCTTTAGTGGTGAATTCTTTGAAGAAATTGATTTTCCTTTGTTCCtccttagtgcggattccgggccttcgagaggagggaccagaggtgtatcagatcctcagGTCATGAAACAACTGCAAACAAATAGGAaaaaacgcgtaaaaagaacaaaaataaaacagaatgaaaattaaaaatactttggcaaacagcaggctactcgccgagtaggtgcaaatgcactcgacgagtagcccgtttaaaactaaaaaattaaactaaactaATAATTTCTAAAACCTAACCTAATTACTGTATTACTGAAACATATAACTTTGTGCAAgaaaactcacacaaaggatcgataaaattaggaattagatttaattttggaaccgttccccggcaatgacgccaaaaacttgatgtgtttaaaatgcactggttttattcctacttttaattgataaatttagcacacaaaggtagtgaacctgtcttttagtggtatagttggataagtagggtgtcgaactcaaggaacggaaattaaactaataactagttttaactaagcaagtaataaaagtaaaagggtttttctctagttttacaaggctagaaacttaaacacaccacttaaacacttaattaactaaacAACTAAGACAAGTaacaaattcaccaaatttgataaagagtttttgtttaggtccaaccaattcactcctatggttatttatatgataatataataaatcaattgctattggttaccaactatagtggttaggttcatgttcattactactaacccttagacaattaatcaattcaagcagtggctaattgtttaaactaattaattccctagttcaattatttggattaaatcaggtttgtaattggttaatcaaattggtgtttcaattaacctcttgtttgttggtttctcaaacaagctcacacattaatttacccattctcttattaatcctagtttcatattcattattcctaggcatatgataaagtgttcacataaacatatgaggttaacaactaagagatgttcatgcagcttaattgtcttccaattaacagaaaatagttgtggttaatgcataaggttctttaacaaacttaatttaataagatcaccaataaacaatcaatCAAAAAGTAATAATTAAAACATCGGAGTAACTTGGTcttcccaaacagaaacaaaatgaatttagttcatagttacagtaaaaacaaactcaaaaacaagttcaactaggctagacatgcttAAATTCTAAGATTAAGTGGAATGTATAACCTAAATTGCCTTGATTCTTCAAAGgaacgaaggttagggtttctcagATCCTCAAAGTGTTCTTCAATCGTAGATGCACCTCCCAAAAAGCCAGAAAAGTCCCCAATTCGGATAAAGGTTTGATATTTATAGTTATCACAAAAtaggggctactcggcgagtagatcacccaactcgccgagtagatgcgtgGAATCCGTGTTTGGCCAGGAGTCTTGACTTATCTTTAGGAACATTCtcgggtactcgccgagtagactcgcctactcgccgagtaggtgtgtgtttttccttcttccttcattctttggtctctaattgcttctccttgttcctttttacttccaagcatgtcttttggaccGAAAACATAATTTaagcattattaagtaccttttgtccacattatgcaCATAACtagctaaaaatgaataaaaatgtatgttAAACATATGACTAAGTATGCAAATATCAATGCGCGTAATCTCCAAGGAAATGAACTCCCTGGTCTGTTCATCCAACTGCTCGGCTCTAGagcctgagcctgatccctcacttGAATTGCCAATTGCTGGCCTAGGACGTAAAACCaccattttgaaaaagaaaaacatcAGAATGATCATCAGAATACTATCAATAATCATGGGATCACATACATTACAAGTTCCCTAGCtttatctcagccttccttgattcgagtatggatcctctgccttcagtagtacgggcccatactaccttccacatttattcgtactttcctcaagaactgcctcgactctaCCAAGTCCCTTCTAGTACTACTTTTTAACATGCTACTCTCATcttaggctttccctagggtaatcaccatcccactctcaGCCAccagctgcataagaagttcaTGCTATCTTACCCTAACTTGCTCGCGAATACTACTTCATATCAttcagactagataattcttcgaatgaaagatcctaccctacaacggttggactcaaaaaagagctgcgaaatagagctagacctaaccttctgaaattatttagtcctcattatatgtaacttaacatattcgtttactagttagtgaaagacaactagaactcctagaagcacaaagcaagcaacattcgggcattgagtacacataatcaagcatatactactctGGCTATCATACTGACTGATCTGTAATAGCATGCATTTCTCATAAAGATGGTACTCATAtaacaagcacataaggcatccttcttagatccttagtcctaatctagcatgcagtaatcataaagctgataaacatatcatcatgtaaacttgtatgggtaatttgggagtacttatttgagctcggctgattgcatgcaccacacccttttctccttttcaaattcttttctattttccaaatccttttgtaaaaaatgattttattttggTAATCTTATACTACTCCCTTAGtttaagttcagacacacccgagagtgtgcctaaatccctcaaaccaaggctctgataccaacttgaaacatcccaaaaatacagtccaaaaatttcgttttcaaatcattattaaaaaCATAAGTCATCCAAAATCATAAGTAAAATCGTGAATAATGTATCATAAAGCATCATAGTATCTGTCACAGATCAAAATCACAtaacaaaacatcagagtaaactcCCAGACTAAgattgtggtgtgtgccatgcgatcaacctaatcccttccctttgctaatggaagtacttgaaaccaaaattgaaaaccgtaagcacgaagcttagtgggaTTGCCCAAACTACCACATcccatacacatataacatgtaactaggagatacgggccccacgcacactcatggagatatgggcctcgcccacactctgctaactaGTAGATACGAGCCTCGTCCACACTCTGttatctctgagatacgggccccgcccacactcagctactagacaaacatacaagtatcacacatacaacaaggATAACTAAATATATCATTCAGgaatatatcataatcaaactcaactatgagatacgggccctacccacacccggctaactaggagatacaggtcccgcccacactcaactacaaACATAACATTCtgcgggccgaccttggtgccttagacccattcccactgaagggaaactcacctcgtaggaATGACTGCTGAAAACCTGAGTGACGAATCCCTGTCTGCTGCTCCAGTAACTCTCCGGCTATAAATTCCATAAtgacacttagtcagaaactgataactattcttagggtaaaatgaccattttacccctggacaaagtcaacatcctggtcaaagtcaaccttccatgtTGATCAAGCTCGCCGAGTCAGCCTTGTGAGTCGCCGAGTCCTAGAACTCAGAACTCTGGAATCACGACTCAACATGCCGAGTCAcctcatgactcgtcgagttcccacgcTACTTGTCATCACGATTTGTCAAACTGATTCGTCGAGTCATccttagactcgctgagtcctggCATAATTAGAAAAGGGACGAAATCCTTCTACCCGCCGAGTTCCTTAATCAattcgccgagtcctatgaacatcATAGGGATTTCTTtaccggactcaccgagttcccttgtgaactcatcgagtcccttgcAGATCTAACCTGTTTAACTGGTTTCACACTTCTACAACTCCAAAATATGGATCTTGGTCGTTTCCATGGCCCCTTtctataaagttggagacttcaTGGCTTTGCACACCCCAAATGGACCCAAACTCAAgttatagcaatctactttcatGAATATGACTATGGCTTGGATGAAAACGGGTTCAAGACCCCTTTTATGGCTTTAGAGGCTCAAAATCACAGTAAAGAGGGATTGCTTTGCATACAACCCATGAGAAACAACTTATCCTACACATAAGGGTCAAAAAGACCCATACATCAACATAAAAGAGGATCTAAGCTATAAGTTATCAAGCTAAgagctttttaccttagaaagCTGCCAAAGATGAGTGTGCTCCTGGATCTTGTTCTCCTTCCCCGAGCTTGTTAGCTCCAAAATCTTCTATCTATCTTTAACcacacaaaaacacactcaaaatcTCAAGGGTGAAGCTCTCAATCGAATTAGGGATCTGGAGGATAGGGAGGATGGTAAGGGAGGCCCAAAGGGGTTTtaagtggtttaaatagggtgcaaaaccctgaaaatagggtttccttctggcagacctactcgtcgagtctatgcttggacttgccgagtagacTCTTTAAATCCCGCTTCCTTTATGGCATCTACTCGACGCGTTAGGGCTACTAACTCGTCGGGTAGCTCAAAAATAAATACTTGAATAATTAAGAAATTGCATGCTAAGAATGAGGTGTTACAGAGAGGATCTATCTCCCTGACGGACCGCCCGCACCGAATCATCGTCGAATTAATTACACTTATCTCCCAACTGGCTACGCAAATTTTGATAACATGAGGGTCCCACTAGAAAGTAGAGTCACAGACCAAATTTCCCTGGAGTACACTTATATATGACCGAAGCTCAGATAATCCCTCGAAACAACGGACATCTAACCGATTGCTGAGCCAAAACACACTCAACATCCCCACGTGACCTCTAAAGGATACCTCGTCCGACAATAATTGCACTGTCTATACAGCCACTCATGGCTCCTTCAATCCAATTGATCCATCCAATCATGATAGGCTGACAGCCTGTCGTCACTGAATCCGACGCGAAAAGGTGAACGCTACCAGAATACCTATAGTCTTatgtaacacccgcagattcgggttagtcaatttagagacagtaaacatcaaaaataactttttttatatataagattatttagaataaataatcttgaccAAGTTATAGtgtatgtcacaagggttccgtacatataaagaacgctaaaatccgagttataacaaagaagttatgacccgtcgaagtatTACGGCAAAatcgacacgacaccgggaatcgtaaaacgtgaatttacgataaaatactttctagccttagcaatctaaaataaagtcatagtatatgttaagccgagagtgtgcataaaaagaacgtccaaatccgactttgtatgaggaagttataatttttctaagatttagcatagtagtgcacagcccgaaattcgaattttagatcggttgatTTTTAACCAAAACTGtctaa
The genomic region above belongs to Lactuca sativa cultivar Salinas chromosome 4, Lsat_Salinas_v11, whole genome shotgun sequence and contains:
- the LOC111877737 gene encoding uncharacterized protein LOC111877737; protein product: MDQTIHAIRVGCENCNGPHLTRDCDLDENGNKKRKPKKEWLPYEEYKKAKKEKFKQKGRRFYQKEEPTQERKPSLEEMLAKFVAASEKRHSDHDAAIQETRTMLRNQQASIHNIETQLGQLAQQINQRSPGELPSKTENNPRGAHINIVTTRSGKIITPLAPIQNEAQIELQKEDEETQDQNQKLQGTEPTRRVQNMDSTSPLPNLKNPTPEKPFQPPMPYPTGAKKEKKEEEYQKFLDHIKALQINIPFIEVVAQMSKYATFLKELLTNRRKMEEVKKVVLNENCSAAMLNKLPKKKGNPGSLTLPCQFGNLATTHVLADSGASVNLMPYSFFKKLDLPEPRPIRMAIHLANKTVTFPRGICEDLLVKVDNFVFPANFIILDMEADPQVPIILGRHFLNTASAIVDMRDSKLTLRVGDDSVTFGMDQAMKYARNSDDMVFSIDMLDQLMEECENEDPNKSTIFYEEFDAEKDLLEIERLLEEAEFEEFMKQSKR